In one Scomber japonicus isolate fScoJap1 chromosome 6, fScoJap1.pri, whole genome shotgun sequence genomic region, the following are encoded:
- the LOC128360581 gene encoding gap junction delta-2 protein-like: protein MGDWSILGRFLSEVQNHSTVIGKIWLTMLLLFRILLVALVGDAVYIDEQSKFICNTQQPGCNNVCYDTFAPVSHLRFWVFQIVLVSTPSIFYIVFVLHKIAKNEKLDGHSAQVMAQRPPKQSCRQMTKDGMEALRVGMPTYCPHYREVWDVKEREETEQSFLEEDYGKLGEDPTQQSNQVLLIYILHVLLRSVMEITFLVGQYFLFGFEVPHLYRCETYPCPTRTDCFVSRATEKTIFLNFMFSISLGCFVLNIAELHYLGWVYIFRVLCSACSTCCSQERGTVKLYSKHNPLLLQLRHSLRGQLVLQTPTAMTQERTEGLLTHAPAISFETDSTVECTSKRSPESRDKVKVKLANMARLGRTKKSWL, encoded by the coding sequence ATGGGCGACTGGTCCATACTTGGTCGCTTTCTGTCTGAGGTACAGAACCATTCTACAGTGATAGGCAAGATCTGGCTCACCATGCTGCTCCTTTTTCGTATTCTGCTGGTAGCCTTGGTGGGTGACGCCGTCTACATTGATGAGCAGTCTAAGTTCATCTGTAACACCCAGCAGCCTGGATGCAACAACGTGTGTTATGACACCTTCGCTCCTGTTTCACATCTGCGGTTCTGGGTTTTCCAAATTGTGCTCGTCTCCACCCCATCcattttttatatagtttttgtTCTGCATAAGATTGCTAAAAATGAGAAGTTGGATGGTCACAGTGCACAGGTAATGGCCCAGAGGCCTCCCAAACAGAGCTGTAGGCAGATGACAAAGGATGGCATGGAGGCCCTGAGGGTAGGCATGCCCACCTACTGTCCTCATTACAGGGAGGTATGGGATGtgaaggagagggaagaaaCAGAACAAAGCTTTCTGGAGGAGGATTATGGCAAACTAGGTGAGGACCCCACCCAGCAGTCTAACCAGGTTCTGCTTATCTACATCCTTCATGTGTTACTACGATCTGTCATGGAGATCACTTTCCTGGTCGGCCAATACTTCTTGTTCGGGTTCGAGGTCCCTCACCTATATCGCTGTGAGACCTATCCTTGCCCTACTCGCACAGACTGCTTTGTTTCACGTGCCACTGAGAAGACCATCTTCCTGAATTTCATGTTCAGCATCAGCCTAGGCTGCTTTGTGCTCAATATTGCAGAGCTTCACTACCTGGGCTGGGTCTACATTTTCCGTGTCCTCTGCTCAGCCTGCTCTACCTGCTGCAGCCAGGAGAGGGGCACTGTCAAACTGTACTCAAAACACAACCCCCTTTTATTGCAACTCAGGCATTCTCTGAGGGGCCAGCTGGTTCTGCAGACTCCCACAGCCATGACTcaggagaggacagaaggtCTGCTTACACATGCCCCGGCTATTTCCTTTGAGACAGACTCAACTGTGGAATGTACCTCCAAGAGAAGTCCAGAGAGCAGAGACAAAGTGAAGGTCAAGCTGGCCAACATGGCCAGGCTAGGACGGACAAAGAAGTCTTGGCTATAA